In Trichocoleus sp., the genomic window AAAACTTACTCTGACACAGATTGGATACGTTGTCGCAGGTGACGGGGGAGCAGGCTCAAGTTCAAGAGGAGAAGGCAGCAGTTGCTAGACCGAGCGAGCAAGGTTTTTCTCTAGTCTAGTTTTTCTCCACTTAAGACAAAAGTTGGATCAACGGCTGCAAAGACCTGATGATTTCCTCTTGTTTCCAGACGGTTCACAGCCGACTGCACGACTTCAATGTTGCGAACTTGCAGTTCCGCCAAGCCCTCCGAGATTGCATAAAGGCTCTCGAAGTTGTTTGCCGTTGCCACAATCCTGCCTTCTGGCCGAAGCCGCTCCCATACTGCTTGCAGAATGGCTTTGATCGGGCGACCTCCCTCGATACAAACGCAATCTGGCGCGTCCTGCAAATCCTTGAGACATCCAGGCGCACTCCCTTCAACAATCTGTACGTTCTTCACCCCAAACCGATCGCAGTTCCGGCGAATTAAGCTAGCAACTTCCTCATCTCGCTCGATCGCAATAATTTGTCCCTGCGGACAGAGCAACCCTGCTTCTACAGGAATCGTGCCTGTGCCTGCACCAATGTCCCAGAGAAGAGAATCAGGCTTGAGCCGCAAATGCGAAATCATCAGCAGTCGAATTTCACGCTTGCTGAGCGGAATACCCGGAAGTTGCTCGAACAAATGATCGGGGATGCCAGGAGTTACGTATTGCCAGAGAGGGAGGGACATGAGGAGGAGGCAAAAGGGACAAAGGAGAGGGAGGGAGGAAGATGCGATAAACAGGAAAACATCAGCTTTTCCTACCTCTGAAAGAGAATCTAACTCAAAAACACTTTAGATTACAGAGCAAGCACTTTTAAGGTTTGGAGGGTTGGGTCGGTGCAGCCTGTAATCACGCCGCCAGCAGATTGAACTTGCTGTAACACTTCGATCGCCTCTGCGGTGATGACTTCACCTGGAAATAAAACTGGGATGCCGGGGGGATAGGGGCAAATGAGCTCGGCACTGAGATGACCGATCGCTTGTGGAGCAGGGCGGGTCAATGTGGGGGAGAAGAAGGCATCGCGGGGAGAGAGGGGGGCAGCAGGCAGCGGTAAGGATGGCGGAAAAGGGGGACGGGGGGTCGCAGGAGCGTGAAAATCTCTGGCAAGAATTTGACATGCCTGGATCAGACGATCGATGTCAGCAAGAGTATTGCCGATCGTCAAAATCAAGGTGAGGTGATGAAGCCCAGGCAGTTCGACAGTAACGTTGAGTTTTTGGTGCAGGATTTCGTCGGCAGTGAATCCGGTGATGCCCAGTCCAGAGACATCAATGGTGATGCGAGTTTGATCGAGGGCAAAGCAGCCCGGTGGGGCGGGACGATCAATTGAAAAGACTCGGAGGCCAGGAATTTGGCTAATCCGGGTGCGGGCAAGCTGAGCAAGTTCTAGTGTCTGACTCAACAAAGATTTGCCCTCAGTTACCATCTGGTGGCGGGCAGCATCAAGAGAAGCCAGCAGCAAATAGCTGGGACTGGTGGATTGGACGAGTTGCAGAGTTCGCTGTAGCCGATCGCGATTGAGCCGATCGCCTTGAACATGAAGCATTGCAGCTTGCGTTAAAGCAGATAGAACTTTGTGGGTTGATTGCACAACCAGATCTGCGCCAGATGCCAGTGCTGCGGGTGGTAAACCGGGATGAAAAGCGAAATGAGCGCCGTGGGCTTCGTCAATTAGCAGCGGAATATGGTGGGAATGGGTAATTTGGGCGATCGTTCTGACATCCGCACAGACCCCATAATAGGTCGGAGAGACAAGCATCACAGCTTTGCTGTCTGGATGTTGCGCCAAGGCTGCCTCGACCGCAGCGGGTGTGACGGTGTGAGCAATGCCCCACTTTGGATCATCAGCAGGTTCAACAAAGACAGGAATTGCGCCGGAGAGAATTAGAGCAGAAATGGCAGACTGATGCACGTTCCGGGGCAGAACAATCTTGTCGCCCGGATTGCAAACTGCGAGAACTGCTGCCTCAATACCGCAGGTTGAACCATTCGCTAAAAACCACGACTGCTCTGCCCCAAACGCTTCTGCTGCCAGAATTTGGGCTGCTTGAATCACGCCCTCCGGGTTAAACAGATTGTCCAGTTCTGGTAGTTCGGGTAGGTCTGCCTGAAAGACGGCTGCACCGAGCCAATCCTTTAACAGATCGGGGGTTCCCTGTCCTCGCTTATGTCCGGGGGTATGAAAGGCAGCTCGCATCTGAGTTGCGGCGGTCTGTAGGGTATTGAGTAAGGGAGTGTTTGCTTGGCGATCGGCAAACGACATCATGATAAGTCCTGATAAGTCCTGATAAGTCCTGGGACAATTTGCGATGAGATGATCCTACAGCAGGAGCCGATCGCATCCATCAATAGCGTCATCAGGAAACTTACGGATCTAAGCGATTCCTCCCTAGAGGTTGCTTAAACGACCCCGTTAGAATAGGAGCAATTCTTTTCAGGTTCTTCTGTGACTGCAACCATCGATCAGGGTTTTTTACAGGCTTATTTGCAATCGCTCCGTACTACTTATCAAGCCAAACAAACCCTGCTGGGGCGATCGATTTCGGATTTGCCAGGCATCATGGTTCGAGTGGTGCCCTTGAGCCAACCGGATGCTGAACCGCCCACTCCTCCAGAAATTCTGCCTGCTTCTCTTGCCATTCATGCTCGCCTCAATGGGGCAACTCTGTTAGTTGGAGCCTCTGGAACTGGCAAGACAACGCTGCTGATGCAAACGCTTTTGGGAGTTGCAGAAGAGACTTCTGGGCTGTTGCCAGTTCTGGTTAATTTGCGAAACTTTGGCACCTCGATCGTCGATCTCATTCAGTCTGAACTCACCCACTGGGGACTGGAATTGAGTCAGCCTGAGAT contains:
- the cbiT gene encoding precorrin-6Y C5,15-methyltransferase subunit CbiT, giving the protein MSLPLWQYVTPGIPDHLFEQLPGIPLSKREIRLLMISHLRLKPDSLLWDIGAGTGTIPVEAGLLCPQGQIIAIERDEEVASLIRRNCDRFGVKNVQIVEGSAPGCLKDLQDAPDCVCIEGGRPIKAILQAVWERLRPEGRIVATANNFESLYAISEGLAELQVRNIEVVQSAVNRLETRGNHQVFAAVDPTFVLSGEKLD
- a CDS encoding aminotransferase class I/II-fold pyridoxal phosphate-dependent enzyme; this encodes MMSFADRQANTPLLNTLQTAATQMRAAFHTPGHKRGQGTPDLLKDWLGAAVFQADLPELPELDNLFNPEGVIQAAQILAAEAFGAEQSWFLANGSTCGIEAAVLAVCNPGDKIVLPRNVHQSAISALILSGAIPVFVEPADDPKWGIAHTVTPAAVEAALAQHPDSKAVMLVSPTYYGVCADVRTIAQITHSHHIPLLIDEAHGAHFAFHPGLPPAALASGADLVVQSTHKVLSALTQAAMLHVQGDRLNRDRLQRTLQLVQSTSPSYLLLASLDAARHQMVTEGKSLLSQTLELAQLARTRISQIPGLRVFSIDRPAPPGCFALDQTRITIDVSGLGITGFTADEILHQKLNVTVELPGLHHLTLILTIGNTLADIDRLIQACQILARDFHAPATPRPPFPPSLPLPAAPLSPRDAFFSPTLTRPAPQAIGHLSAELICPYPPGIPVLFPGEVITAEAIEVLQQVQSAGGVITGCTDPTLQTLKVLAL